One genomic segment of Ignavibacteriota bacterium includes these proteins:
- a CDS encoding serine/threonine protein kinase has protein sequence MALPRNQLSKSKLTRENLDNSFNEILKSIFQKALELDKSERENYFKNLSDDQKEFVDEVKSLLASYEKTDDFLEIASNYNQIFLTSENEIHPLIGKHIGPYLIESEIGYGGMGIVFIGRRDDKEFDQKVAIKILKQGLSTKYLVKRFENERQILANLQHPNIAKLFDGGKTSDGLPYLIMEFIEGIPITDFCKKNNFNVNQILELFKTVCGAVHFAHQNLIVHRDLKPGNILVTEQSIPKLLDFGIAKLLDESVEVENVKLTQTKMWHLTPEYASPEQIKGENITTGSDVYSLGILLYELVSGSQPYTFLNFSPLSINKSIDETNILKPSEIVKKNTNQNEKNIANEKIEKNVESNKRSKLLKGDLDNIILKAMHKDSSQRYSSVQGLINDLERYLKGLPVSARKDTYFYRFTKFVKRHKVGAALFILFNIIILSSIAAIIYQANIAAKERDNAKLEAIKSESVNKFLQEMISSADPTEIGKDVKVYDVLQKASKEVEIGFKDQPGIEAAVRKTLGKTLTNLGEFEKAKRHLEKSLMLNQKVYGNESYQAGESLHELALLYDWLGDLNYADSLYKISVKILRSNSETPPRSLSSAINDFAIIKQQQDRYNESLELLKEAYKIVLINFGEKDRDAASIANNLALSFEATSELDSAKIYYQKSLELYIELFGNIRPEVSTIYNNLAYIFIAEDDFKSAHENFTKSLELKKITWGENHSMVGFAYMNLGALEYTMKMYDSANKNLISSLKNYKTSINENHIWLGLTFFWYGKNLIEFNKLNEAEDYIQKALKIYYKNYSPDHVNIISASAELGVIYLLQKRYKESEKLLLNGYEKIKEIKGSKNFNTKRMLDYVIKFYDETKNVEKLNFYKNLTKTSAN, from the coding sequence TTGGCTTTACCGCGAAATCAATTAAGCAAATCAAAATTAACTCGGGAAAATTTGGATAATTCATTTAACGAAATATTGAAATCAATTTTTCAAAAAGCACTTGAACTTGATAAATCCGAAAGAGAAAATTATTTTAAAAATCTTTCGGATGATCAAAAAGAATTTGTAGATGAAGTAAAATCTTTACTTGCTTCGTATGAAAAAACTGATGATTTTCTTGAAATTGCATCAAATTATAATCAAATATTTTTAACCAGCGAAAACGAAATTCATCCATTAATTGGAAAACATATTGGTCCATATTTAATTGAAAGTGAAATTGGTTATGGCGGTATGGGTATTGTTTTTATTGGTCGAAGAGACGACAAAGAATTTGATCAAAAAGTTGCAATCAAAATTTTAAAGCAAGGTTTATCAACAAAATATTTAGTTAAACGTTTTGAAAACGAAAGACAAATTCTTGCAAATCTTCAGCATCCAAATATTGCAAAACTTTTTGATGGCGGAAAAACTTCCGATGGACTTCCGTATTTAATTATGGAATTTATTGAGGGAATTCCAATTACGGATTTTTGTAAGAAAAATAATTTTAATGTTAATCAAATTTTAGAATTGTTTAAAACTGTTTGCGGCGCAGTTCATTTTGCACATCAAAATTTAATTGTTCATAGAGATTTAAAACCCGGAAATATTTTAGTAACTGAACAAAGTATTCCAAAACTTTTGGATTTTGGAATTGCAAAACTGCTTGATGAATCTGTTGAAGTTGAAAATGTAAAATTAACACAAACAAAAATGTGGCATTTAACTCCGGAGTATGCGAGTCCCGAACAAATAAAGGGAGAAAATATTACAACCGGAAGCGATGTTTATTCGTTGGGAATTTTACTTTACGAATTAGTTTCCGGAAGCCAGCCGTATACATTTTTAAACTTTTCTCCGCTCTCAATTAACAAATCTATTGATGAAACTAATATTTTAAAACCAAGTGAAATTGTAAAAAAAAATACAAATCAAAATGAAAAAAATATTGCAAATGAAAAAATTGAAAAAAATGTTGAATCAAATAAAAGATCAAAATTATTAAAAGGTGATTTGGATAATATAATTTTAAAAGCAATGCACAAAGATTCATCGCAAAGATATTCATCGGTTCAAGGATTGATTAATGATTTAGAAAGATATTTAAAAGGCTTGCCGGTAAGCGCAAGAAAAGATACTTACTTTTATCGATTTACAAAATTTGTTAAAAGACATAAAGTTGGTGCTGCGCTATTTATTTTATTCAACATAATAATTTTATCAAGCATTGCCGCAATAATTTATCAAGCAAATATTGCAGCAAAAGAAAGAGATAATGCAAAACTTGAAGCAATAAAATCAGAAAGTGTAAATAAATTTTTACAGGAAATGATTTCTTCTGCAGATCCGACTGAAATTGGAAAAGACGTAAAAGTTTACGATGTTCTTCAAAAAGCATCAAAAGAAGTTGAAATTGGATTTAAGGATCAGCCCGGAATTGAAGCTGCTGTTCGTAAAACTTTGGGAAAAACTTTAACAAATCTCGGCGAGTTTGAAAAAGCAAAACGTCATCTTGAAAAATCATTAATGTTAAATCAAAAAGTTTATGGAAATGAAAGTTATCAAGCCGGAGAAAGTTTACATGAATTAGCTTTGCTTTATGATTGGCTTGGTGATTTAAATTATGCCGATTCTTTGTATAAAATTTCTGTAAAAATTTTAAGAAGTAATTCGGAAACACCACCTCGATCTTTATCAAGTGCAATAAATGATTTTGCAATAATAAAGCAGCAGCAAGATAGATATAATGAATCTTTAGAATTACTTAAAGAAGCATATAAAATTGTATTAATTAATTTTGGAGAAAAAGACAGAGACGCTGCAAGCATTGCAAATAATTTAGCTTTGTCATTTGAAGCAACAAGCGAGCTTGATTCCGCAAAAATATATTATCAAAAATCGCTTGAGTTATATATAGAACTTTTTGGCAATATAAGACCCGAAGTTTCTACAATTTATAACAACCTTGCTTATATTTTTATTGCTGAAGATGATTTTAAATCAGCGCATGAAAATTTCACAAAATCTCTTGAGTTAAAAAAAATTACATGGGGCGAAAATCATTCAATGGTTGGATTTGCTTATATGAATTTAGGCGCTTTGGAATACACTATGAAAATGTATGATTCTGCAAACAAAAATTTAATTAGTTCATTAAAAAATTATAAAACTTCAATTAATGAAAATCATATTTGGCTTGGATTAACTTTTTTTTGGTACGGAAAAAATTTAATAGAATTTAATAAATTAAATGAAGCTGAAGATTATATTCAGAAAGCATTAAAAATATATTACAAAAATTATTCGCCGGATCATGTAAATATAATTTCGGCAAGTGCGGAACTTGGAGTTATTTATTTACTTCAGAAAAGATATAAGGAATCTGAAAAACTTCTTTTAAACGGATACGAAAAAATAAAAGAGATAAAAGGTTCTAAAAATTTCAACACAAAAAGAATGTTAGATTATGTGATAAAATTTTATGATGAAACAAAAAATGTTGAAAAATTAAATTTTTATAAAAACCTTACTAAAACTTCTGCAAATTAA
- a CDS encoding sigma-70 family RNA polymerase sigma factor, with the protein MNSKSQNITQLLNSATAGDNFALNNILPIVYGELRKISSKYLRDEYKKHTLQTTELVHEAYIKLIGDQNLSWESRAHFYGIAAKSMRQILVDYARKKKSEKRGLGKTQLSLDDLNFVLADSEEQILNLNEALNKLEKLEERSCKIVELRFFSGLSLEETADMLNISLATVKRDWQFAKAWLYREIN; encoded by the coding sequence ATGAACAGCAAATCGCAAAATATAACCCAACTTTTAAACTCAGCAACAGCCGGAGATAATTTTGCGCTCAATAATATTTTACCAATTGTATATGGTGAACTTAGAAAAATTTCGTCAAAATATTTGCGTGATGAATACAAAAAACACACATTGCAAACCACGGAATTGGTGCACGAAGCTTATATAAAATTAATTGGTGATCAAAATTTATCATGGGAAAGTAGAGCGCATTTTTATGGAATTGCTGCAAAATCAATGCGACAAATATTAGTGGATTATGCGCGAAAGAAGAAATCTGAAAAAAGAGGGCTTGGTAAAACTCAATTATCTTTGGATGATCTTAATTTTGTTTTGGCAGATTCGGAAGAGCAAATTTTAAATCTTAATGAAGCATTAAATAAATTAGAAAAATTAGAAGAGCGATCTTGTAAAATTGTTGAGTTAAGATTTTTTTCCGGTTTATCTTTGGAAGAAACTGCGGATATGTTAAATATTTCTTTAGCAACTGTTAAACGCGATTGGCAATTTGCGAAAGCTTGGCTTTACCGCGAAATCAATTAA
- a CDS encoding LysM peptidoglycan-binding domain-containing protein, which produces MALTMKYGPVLDLCNKLNMKEAKVEEALGSLKISGTVHTQYEKNTIWDKIKEVGGQSPADLKADIKVEAKDYYHIHKVVSGDSLSKMAKVYFDEANKYMKIFEANKDQLKNPDLIKVGQELKIPFVD; this is translated from the coding sequence ATGGCACTTACAATGAAATATGGTCCGGTACTTGATCTTTGCAACAAATTAAATATGAAAGAAGCAAAGGTAGAAGAAGCTCTTGGAAGTTTAAAAATTTCCGGAACAGTTCACACTCAATATGAAAAAAATACAATTTGGGATAAAATAAAAGAAGTCGGCGGACAATCACCAGCTGATCTAAAAGCCGATATTAAAGTTGAAGCAAAAGATTATTACCACATTCATAAAGTTGTGAGCGGCGATTCTTTAAGCAAAATGGCAAAAGTTTATTTTGATGAAGCAAATAAATACATGAAAATTTTTGAAGCAAATAAAGATCAGTTAAAAAATCCGGATTTAATAAAAGTTGGACAAGAATTAAAAATTCCTTTTGTAGATTAA
- a CDS encoding NmrA family NAD(P)-binding protein: MKDKILIIGASGSIGLEVAHKLIDKNLPVKIAVRDPEKAQKMNLKNTEFVKFDYFNSETFSSTFENVQKLLLVSPPSYFGIQDNVMNAIDSAIQNGVELIVNISAISIESELDKPMKLIEDHIMKSKIPFVFIHPNVYMQNFNEIFRDFIVSEEEISIPTDSAKVSFVDVRDVADVAVQALLDDKLKNNTYSLTGKQALNLHVVSYLFSEALGKEIKYKNISEDVFEKLLQSANWPSGTIKGTLQLCSHIKNDEIDFVTDDIQKILNKEPIKFQQFINDYLYIWK, from the coding sequence ATGAAAGACAAAATTTTAATAATTGGCGCAAGCGGTTCAATAGGATTAGAAGTTGCACACAAATTAATTGATAAAAATTTACCAGTGAAAATTGCGGTTCGTGATCCGGAAAAAGCTCAGAAGATGAATTTGAAAAATACAGAGTTTGTAAAATTTGATTATTTCAATAGTGAAACTTTTTCTTCAACTTTTGAAAATGTACAGAAATTACTTTTGGTTTCTCCGCCTTCATATTTTGGAATTCAAGATAATGTTATGAATGCAATAGATTCCGCAATTCAAAATGGTGTAGAATTAATAGTTAACATTTCTGCTATCAGCATTGAAAGCGAATTAGATAAACCGATGAAATTGATTGAAGATCACATAATGAAAAGTAAAATTCCTTTTGTTTTTATTCACCCAAATGTTTATATGCAAAACTTTAATGAAATATTTAGGGATTTTATTGTTTCCGAAGAAGAAATTTCAATTCCAACAGACAGTGCAAAAGTAAGTTTTGTTGATGTTAGAGATGTTGCGGATGTTGCCGTTCAAGCTTTATTGGATGATAAATTAAAAAATAATACTTACAGCTTAACCGGAAAACAAGCTTTAAATTTACACGTTGTTTCTTATCTTTTTTCTGAAGCACTTGGTAAGGAAATAAAATATAAAAATATTTCTGAAGATGTATTTGAAAAATTACTTCAATCGGCAAATTGGCCAAGTGGAACAATAAAAGGGACGTTGCAGCTTTGCAGTCATATTAAAAATGATGAAATTGATTTTGTTACAGATGATATTCAGAAAATATTAAATAAAGAACCAATAAAATTTCAACAATTTATTAATGATTATTTATACATTTGGAAATAA
- a CDS encoding DUF456 domain-containing protein encodes MESFFFIAVIIGFILIFIGFVGCVIPGLPGPPLAYLALLTLKFADTSTFNATFLVIMAILNIAVYFLDYLLPFMGAKSFKASRKGIIFSIIGMIIGMFFFPPFGMMLGLLFGAIIGELLAGKAKTEAIKIGIVSFAFSIFAIIIKIILTGIMAFYFTKAVFQNLA; translated from the coding sequence ATGGAATCATTTTTTTTCATTGCTGTAATTATTGGTTTTATATTAATTTTTATAGGTTTCGTTGGTTGTGTAATTCCGGGTTTACCGGGACCACCATTGGCTTATTTGGCATTGCTTACATTAAAATTTGCCGATACTTCAACATTCAACGCAACATTTTTAGTTATTATGGCAATTCTAAATATTGCAGTTTATTTTTTAGATTATTTACTACCCTTTATGGGAGCAAAAAGTTTTAAAGCTTCAAGAAAGGGAATTATATTTTCTATAATTGGAATGATAATAGGAATGTTTTTCTTCCCGCCATTTGGAATGATGCTTGGTTTATTATTCGGTGCAATTATTGGAGAATTACTCGCCGGAAAAGCAAAAACCGAAGCTATAAAAATTGGAATTGTTTCATTTGCGTTTAGCATTTTTGCAATAATAATTAAAATTATTTTAACGGGAATTATGGCATTTTATTTTACGAAAGCAGTTTTTCAAAATTTAGCTTGA
- a CDS encoding thioredoxin family protein — protein sequence MIDIKSQVEFEEFIKNSEAALIYFSTPQCNVCKVLKPKVQELLNDKFPKIKMAYVDCEFLKEVSAQNRIFAVPTILVFLDGKEFIRKSRNISIAEFSEELQRPYELYFN from the coding sequence ATGATTGACATAAAATCACAAGTAGAGTTTGAAGAATTTATTAAAAATAGTGAAGCTGCGTTAATTTATTTCAGTACGCCGCAATGTAATGTTTGCAAAGTTTTGAAACCAAAAGTTCAAGAATTACTAAATGATAAATTTCCCAAAATTAAAATGGCTTATGTTGATTGCGAATTTCTTAAAGAAGTTTCCGCACAAAATAGAATTTTTGCGGTTCCAACAATTTTAGTTTTTTTAGATGGAAAAGAATTTATTCGCAAATCAAGAAATATTAGTATTGCAGAATTTAGTGAAGAATTACAAAGACCATACGAATTATATTTTAATTAG
- a CDS encoding AI-2E family transporter — MKKQLVDPAVKFFIVFIGLVVLLGVLKELQDIFIPLTIAYLLVFVFEPLNDFLIKRKIPKSLTTFLDLLIIIGFFWALSTFIIDSFSRLGEELPQYEERLNNIVKTSAANFGIADKFFLEFDISKILSDLDYSGMASGFFSSTISIFSAVFFVLFFFIFVNSSHLHLINAIKNRYLKVQSHVSKKIIKKNLILDDEEIEKAEYQKKLDEVRTHREQTIEKAFRDITEQIQRYIAAKFLLSLLKSIVIGIILWIFDIDFLVVWAVLSFFLNFIPNIGAIVSVILPALMTLIQYESIGYTLLVGGIISFAENLIGNIMEPKFLGNKLGLNPLVILLSLLIWGYIWGIAGMFLSVPLTAVLKIIISNSQSDNLQFLNEVMSNAEDLKQNKSS; from the coding sequence ATGAAAAAGCAATTAGTAGATCCTGCAGTAAAATTTTTTATTGTATTTATTGGGTTAGTTGTTTTATTAGGAGTTCTTAAAGAACTTCAAGATATTTTTATACCACTAACAATTGCATACCTTTTAGTTTTTGTTTTTGAGCCGTTGAATGATTTTTTGATAAAACGTAAAATTCCTAAATCTTTAACAACATTTTTAGACTTACTTATAATAATTGGATTTTTCTGGGCTCTTTCAACTTTTATTATTGATTCGTTCAGCCGTTTGGGTGAAGAACTTCCGCAGTATGAAGAAAGATTAAACAATATCGTCAAAACTTCTGCTGCAAATTTTGGAATAGCCGATAAGTTTTTTTTAGAATTTGATATTTCCAAAATATTAAGCGATTTGGATTACAGCGGAATGGCAAGCGGATTTTTTTCTTCCACAATTTCAATTTTTTCTGCAGTGTTTTTTGTGTTGTTCTTTTTCATTTTTGTAAACAGCAGTCATTTACATTTAATCAACGCAATTAAAAATAGATATCTAAAAGTTCAGTCTCATGTTTCGAAAAAAATAATAAAGAAAAATTTAATTCTCGATGATGAAGAAATTGAAAAAGCTGAATATCAGAAAAAGTTAGATGAAGTTAGAACGCATCGAGAGCAAACAATTGAAAAAGCTTTTAGGGATATTACTGAACAAATTCAAAGATATATTGCGGCAAAGTTTTTACTTAGTTTATTAAAAAGTATTGTTATAGGAATTATACTTTGGATTTTTGATATCGACTTTTTAGTAGTCTGGGCAGTGCTTTCATTTTTCTTAAATTTTATTCCAAATATTGGGGCAATTGTTTCCGTTATTTTACCAGCTCTTATGACTTTAATTCAATATGAATCTATTGGGTACACATTATTGGTTGGGGGAATAATTTCATTTGCCGAAAATTTAATAGGCAATATTATGGAACCAAAATTTTTAGGAAATAAACTTGGGTTAAATCCGCTTGTAATTTTGTTATCCTTATTAATTTGGGGATACATTTGGGGAATTGCCGGAATGTTTTTATCCGTTCCGCTAACCGCTGTTTTGAAAATTATTATTTCAAATTCTCAGTCGGATAATCTTCAATTTTTAAATGAAGTTATGAGCAATGCCGAGGATTTGAAACAAAATAAATCATCATAG
- a CDS encoding outer membrane beta-barrel protein, which translates to MQKLLTKQILLIFFIASTISLAQNVKIGPRITGNLNIYNQNGLTGSYNGIGVGIGAAIDMSFTNSIGLLTNLTLFDMKNFSNSQTIQTTTVEQSLSLSYLSIDPMFKAEFSGFYLVGGPSIAIKLSSSGETSQVVTGQAPVVQPVNFDTKSVKFDIAVGTGYNFKVSPTIALGTDFIVYVPLTNTYNFPGVSNSTLSLKMGVSVKFGL; encoded by the coding sequence ATGCAAAAATTATTAACCAAACAAATTCTTTTAATCTTTTTTATTGCTTCAACAATTTCACTTGCGCAAAATGTAAAAATTGGACCAAGAATAACCGGAAATCTGAATATTTACAATCAAAACGGATTAACCGGATCCTATAACGGAATTGGAGTTGGAATTGGAGCGGCAATAGATATGTCGTTCACAAATAGTATTGGTCTTTTAACAAATCTCACATTGTTTGATATGAAGAATTTCTCAAATTCTCAAACGATTCAGACAACTACGGTTGAGCAATCTTTATCACTTTCATATTTATCAATTGATCCAATGTTCAAAGCAGAATTCAGTGGATTTTATCTTGTTGGCGGACCATCAATTGCAATAAAATTAAGCTCAAGCGGCGAAACAAGTCAAGTTGTAACGGGACAAGCTCCCGTAGTTCAGCCGGTAAATTTTGATACAAAATCCGTAAAATTTGATATAGCTGTCGGTACCGGTTATAATTTTAAGGTTTCACCAACGATTGCTTTGGGAACAGATTTTATAGTTTATGTTCCGTTAACAAACACATACAATTTCCCGGGAGTAAGTAATAGTACTTTAAGTCTTAAAATGGGAGTTTCGGTAAAATTTGGTCTTTAA
- a CDS encoding T9SS type A sorting domain-containing protein — MKRFVMIIFFTTALIINAQTTGMLNGKIVEIVTERGLKGQEVKIYYNGKTEPTQVTTNNEGMFDIITGIEESKKETAENKITFNYENNKLRINTESKLTIFDILGRKVKSTELKAEEPITINNLSSGKYILKVTTENKEEYVNEISVIEGKINGIKWLEQKRKHKIIELRKENKLTEDGTTIDSIIINSPRVKGIPQAKDTTIIDGKTYTDITDLGTIELEGKNIIKGYIYDLETNEPADNGKAFLSSTPTKTYDLNNGWYEFTTTQNNTDTIKITMPNYYNITHPIKIQMGTTEVYGINDNQGILNLKIQTDNNAIRPIWHEDTQTWEYHKESNDYMEYLQDITEIRNTGYENHQEYNFTKTRFKENPIKVWINRADAPNEEYSNATLNGILGLENNDIKFEETTDKTNAQLRIVDYKNPNLGNGVQIIYDFDEQGPYLKQWDISLNRNLTPDQIKYVTGHEAIRSLFTSTGLTSPFASDVMYGRPLTYMDFAIDGALCSEKEKTTTEWIYNAPRNTKWLEYSK, encoded by the coding sequence ATGAAAAGATTTGTAATGATAATATTTTTTACAACAGCATTAATAATAAACGCACAGACAACCGGAATGTTAAACGGAAAGATAGTTGAAATAGTAACTGAGAGAGGATTAAAAGGACAAGAGGTTAAGATATATTATAATGGTAAAACAGAACCAACACAAGTAACCACAAATAATGAAGGGATGTTTGATATAATTACCGGAATTGAAGAAAGTAAAAAAGAAACAGCAGAAAATAAAATAACATTTAATTATGAAAACAATAAACTAAGAATTAACACAGAAAGCAAACTAACAATATTTGATATACTTGGAAGGAAAGTAAAAAGTACAGAATTAAAAGCAGAAGAACCGATAACAATAAATAATTTATCATCGGGAAAATATATATTAAAAGTAACGACAGAAAACAAAGAAGAATATGTAAATGAGATATCAGTAATTGAAGGAAAGATAAACGGAATAAAATGGTTAGAGCAGAAAAGAAAACATAAAATTATAGAATTGAGAAAAGAAAATAAATTAACAGAAGACGGAACAACAATAGACAGCATAATAATAAACAGCCCAAGAGTAAAAGGAATACCACAAGCAAAAGACACAACAATAATAGACGGAAAAACATACACAGACATCACAGACCTAGGAACAATAGAACTAGAAGGAAAAAATATAATCAAAGGATACATATACGACCTAGAAACAAACGAACCAGCAGACAACGGAAAAGCATTCTTAAGTTCAACACCAACAAAAACATATGATTTGAATAACGGATGGTACGAATTCACAACAACACAAAACAACACAGACACAATAAAAATAACAATGCCAAACTACTACAACATAACACACCCAATAAAAATACAAATGGGAACAACAGAAGTCTACGGAATAAACGACAACCAAGGAATACTAAACCTAAAAATACAAACAGACAACAACGCAATAAGACCAATATGGCACGAAGACACACAAACATGGGAATACCACAAAGAAAGCAACGACTACATGGAATACCTACAAGACATAACAGAAATACGAAACACAGGATACGAAAACCACCAAGAATACAACTTCACAAAAACAAGATTCAAAGAAAACCCAATAAAAGTATGGATAAACAGAGCAGACGCGCCAAACGAAGAATACTCGAACGCGACATTAAACGGAATACTAGGACTAGAAAACAACGACATAAAATTCGAAGAAACAACAGATAAAACAAACGCACAACTAAGAATAGTAGACTACAAAAACCCCAACCTAGGAAACGGAGTACAAATAATATATGACTTCGATGAACAAGGACCATACCTAAAACAATGGGACATAAGCCTAAATAGAAACTTAACGCCAGATCAAATTAAATATGTAACAGGACACGAAGCAATAAGATCACTATTTACAAGCACAGGATTAACAAGCCCATTCGCATCGGACGTAATGTATGGCCGACCATTAACATATATGGATTTTGCAATAGACGGTGCACTATGCAGTGAAAAAGAAAAAACAACAACAGAATGGATATATAACGCACCAAGAAACACAAAATGGCTAGAATATTCAAAGTAA
- a CDS encoding alpha-glucosidase C-terminal domain-containing protein, translating to MKKYFYVLIIFSTLILGCKEKENIAVKEASTHPEWSYNASIYEVNIRQFTNEGTFKSFMNHLPELKKLGVDILWLMPIHPIGEKNRKGTLGSYYSVKDYKGINPNFGNEKDFKVLVDSIHALGMYVIIDWVANHTSWDHNWTITNPEFYNKDSIGNFIPPVSDWSDVIDLNFDNKNLRIAMLDALKFWIKEFNIDGYRCDVAEMVPLDFWKNARQELDKIKPVFMLAEGENPELHKNGFDMTYNWRLKDIMNNYAKGGISVDSIKNLFLKNARDFNENDFRMNFTSNHDENTWAGTEFERLGNLYEPFAILALTAKGMPLIYNGQEAGMNKRLEFFEKDLIPWQEFKMRDIYSKILTEKKTNKSMWNGEKGGNVNFIDLKNENVLSYLREKDDDKILVILNLSNTDQEISVNDKNCIGSFKNVISENSMNIELGNNIKLKAYEYLVLAK from the coding sequence ATGAAAAAATATTTTTATGTGCTGATAATTTTCTCAACATTGATTTTAGGATGTAAGGAAAAAGAAAATATTGCTGTAAAGGAAGCGTCAACACATCCGGAGTGGAGCTACAATGCTTCAATTTATGAAGTTAATATTCGTCAATTTACAAATGAGGGAACTTTTAAATCATTTATGAATCATCTTCCAGAATTGAAAAAACTTGGAGTTGATATTTTGTGGCTTATGCCAATTCATCCAATTGGTGAAAAAAACAGAAAAGGAACTTTAGGAAGTTATTATTCAGTTAAAGATTATAAAGGCATAAATCCAAATTTTGGAAATGAAAAAGATTTTAAAGTTTTGGTTGATAGCATTCATGCTTTGGGAATGTATGTAATAATCGATTGGGTTGCAAACCACACTTCTTGGGATCACAATTGGACAATTACAAATCCCGAATTTTACAATAAAGATTCTATTGGAAATTTCATTCCGCCCGTTTCAGATTGGAGCGATGTAATTGATCTAAATTTTGACAATAAAAATCTTAGAATTGCAATGTTAGATGCATTAAAATTTTGGATTAAAGAATTCAATATTGATGGCTACCGATGCGATGTTGCAGAAATGGTTCCGTTGGATTTTTGGAAAAATGCGCGACAAGAATTAGATAAAATTAAACCCGTTTTTATGCTTGCTGAAGGAGAAAATCCAGAACTGCATAAAAATGGTTTTGATATGACTTACAATTGGCGGTTGAAAGACATTATGAACAATTATGCAAAAGGCGGAATTTCAGTTGACAGCATTAAAAATTTATTTTTAAAAAACGCAAGAGATTTTAATGAAAATGATTTCAGAATGAATTTCACTTCTAACCATGATGAAAATACTTGGGCGGGAACTGAGTTTGAAAGACTCGGAAATCTATATGAACCTTTTGCAATTTTAGCGTTAACAGCAAAAGGAATGCCTTTAATTTATAATGGTCAAGAAGCCGGAATGAATAAAAGATTGGAATTTTTTGAAAAGGATTTAATTCCTTGGCAAGAATTTAAAATGAGAGATATTTATTCAAAAATTTTAACTGAGAAAAAAACTAATAAATCAATGTGGAATGGCGAAAAAGGTGGAAATGTAAATTTTATTGATTTAAAAAATGAAAATGTACTTTCATACTTAAGAGAAAAAGATGATGATAAAATTTTGGTGATTTTAAATTTATCTAACACTGATCAAGAAATTTCTGTAAATGACAAAAATTGTATCGGAAGTTTTAAAAATGTGATTTCTGAAAATTCTATGAATATTGAATTGGGCAATAATATTAAGCTTAAAGCTTATGAATATTTGGTTTTGGCGAAATAA